In one Flavobacteriales bacterium genomic region, the following are encoded:
- a CDS encoding TauD/TfdA family dioxygenase has protein sequence MNTTDFLTDIRTTLMEKGHLHLPALPYGDFRESIRELGTIIQRTEVRVRPESKAMVTSPRSLDLHTDHHAARYIAWYCHRQSEQGGESLLLDARAAFDRLAPEHRDRLFTLELHEHKVFPEDPGSWPFVMYDQGRLRFYYSFWLTNPSDRDDPAYGAFQNALRAMPRLELKLRPGDALIIDNHRMLHGRKAIGPDGDRYLERFWIK, from the coding sequence ATGAACACCACCGATTTCCTCACCGACATAAGGACCACCCTCATGGAGAAAGGCCACTTGCATCTGCCCGCGCTGCCCTACGGCGACTTCCGGGAATCCATCCGAGAGCTCGGCACCATCATCCAACGCACCGAGGTGCGCGTGCGGCCCGAGAGCAAGGCCATGGTCACCTCGCCGCGCTCGCTGGACCTGCATACCGATCACCATGCCGCACGCTACATCGCGTGGTACTGCCACCGGCAGAGCGAACAGGGTGGGGAGAGCCTGCTGCTGGATGCCCGTGCCGCCTTCGACCGCCTTGCACCTGAGCACCGCGACCGCCTGTTCACGCTGGAACTGCACGAGCACAAGGTCTTTCCGGAGGACCCCGGCAGCTGGCCCTTCGTGATGTACGACCAAGGCCGACTGCGCTTCTACTACTCCTTCTGGCTCACCAACCCCAGCGACCGCGACGATCCTGCCTACGGGGCCTTTCAGAATGCCCTGCGGGCCATGCCTCGCCTGGAACTGAAGCTGCGGCCCGGCGATGCACTGATCATCGACAACCACCGCATGCTCCACGGCCGCAAGGCGATCGGACCCGATGGCGATCGCTACCTGGAGCGCTTCTGGATCAAGTGA
- a CDS encoding T9SS type A sorting domain-containing protein, which produces MNRPFLLAVGLGFSLAAQAQCLIGNSNAPGSDPTDAEIGQSFMPTCNGLVEYVEIYCLEGGTNLAGQLKIYAGSTVTSTPIHTQAQPATAVSANSYLRIYLTEAVTATAFSQLTFELPMSLEIPFSGGNPYPGGRMFYNGTNAALYANSDIRFNVSILADCVPTASSLEASACLSFLSPSGQQWTSSGLYTDTIPNAQGCDSIITIELEVIDLDTGFTVDGALLTANATGVAYQWLDCDDGGTPIPGADQQSYTAETAGSYALQVSFGGCSQQSSCVFIASTGLPDQPGPAPLAIAPNPASGPVLIHARAAGLLQLHDARGQLLLQQRIPSGTATLAAHLAPGVYLLRLEGAPGAQRLVVE; this is translated from the coding sequence GTGAACCGCCCCTTCCTCCTCGCCGTTGGTCTTGGCTTCTCCCTCGCCGCGCAGGCCCAATGCCTCATCGGCAACAGCAACGCCCCGGGCTCCGACCCCACCGATGCGGAGATCGGCCAGTCGTTCATGCCCACCTGCAACGGCCTCGTGGAGTATGTGGAGATCTACTGCCTGGAGGGCGGCACCAACCTGGCCGGCCAGCTGAAGATCTACGCCGGCAGCACCGTCACCAGCACGCCCATCCACACCCAGGCGCAGCCCGCCACAGCGGTAAGCGCCAACTCCTACCTGCGCATCTACCTCACCGAAGCGGTCACGGCCACGGCCTTCAGCCAGCTCACCTTCGAGCTGCCCATGAGCCTGGAGATCCCCTTCTCCGGCGGCAACCCCTACCCCGGCGGACGCATGTTCTACAACGGCACCAACGCCGCGCTCTACGCCAACAGCGACATCCGCTTCAACGTCTCCATCCTCGCCGACTGCGTGCCCACCGCCTCCTCCCTCGAGGCCTCGGCCTGCCTGTCCTTCCTCTCGCCCAGCGGGCAGCAATGGACCAGCAGCGGGCTCTACACCGACACCATCCCCAACGCGCAGGGCTGCGACTCCATCATCACCATCGAGCTGGAGGTGATCGACCTGGATACCGGCTTCACCGTGGACGGCGCCCTGCTCACGGCCAACGCCACCGGCGTGGCCTACCAGTGGCTCGATTGCGATGACGGCGGCACGCCGATCCCCGGCGCCGACCAGCAGAGCTACACGGCTGAAACAGCGGGCAGCTACGCCCTGCAGGTGAGCTTCGGCGGCTGCAGCCAGCAGAGCAGCTGCGTGTTCATCGCCAGCACGGGCCTGCCCGATCAGCCGGGCCCCGCCCCCTTGGCCATCGCCCCGAATCCGGCCTCGGGCCCGGTGCTGATCCACGCGCGCGCCGCAGGCCTGCTCCAGCTGCACGATGCCCGGGGCCAGCTGCTCCTGCAGCAGCGCATCCCCAGCGGCACCGCCACCCTCGCGGCACACCTTGCGCCGGGCGTGTACCTGCTGCGGCTGGAGGGCGCGCCCGGGGCGCAGCGGCTGGTGGTGGAGTGA
- a CDS encoding serine protease, whose protein sequence is MRPLVALYVALLGCELAAQMPPEYELAYRRCAVYIERPADGGREVGAGFIVDRRGDSLVVATARHVVQDTASRHAPPGHAVLYNGGPPLPYRLLHLDREDLAFIQVHAPRYTVRPAPPCREAPMDAPVWLLALRAGYVPMPFGFDGRLLARSSNGLHFWAAMTGADQGDSGSAIISHQGVVGMLLGGSDEVRCLDIAYIMERYQTLKR, encoded by the coding sequence ATGAGGCCACTCGTCGCCCTGTACGTTGCGCTGCTCGGCTGCGAACTTGCGGCCCAGATGCCGCCGGAGTACGAGCTCGCCTACCGGCGGTGCGCCGTGTACATCGAGCGGCCGGCCGACGGAGGCCGGGAAGTGGGCGCGGGCTTCATCGTGGATCGGCGCGGTGATTCGCTGGTGGTCGCCACCGCACGGCATGTGGTGCAGGACACGGCTTCGCGCCATGCGCCACCGGGCCATGCCGTGCTCTACAATGGCGGGCCGCCACTGCCCTACCGCCTCCTCCATCTGGATCGTGAGGACCTTGCTTTCATCCAGGTGCACGCCCCACGCTACACGGTTCGGCCTGCCCCGCCCTGCCGCGAGGCACCGATGGACGCACCGGTGTGGTTGCTCGCTTTGCGCGCGGGCTACGTTCCCATGCCCTTCGGTTTCGATGGCCGGTTGCTGGCCCGTTCAAGCAACGGCCTCCATTTCTGGGCGGCGATGACCGGCGCTGATCAGGGCGATTCGGGCTCGGCGATCATCTCCCACCAAGGCGTGGTGGGCATGCTGCTCGGTGGAAGCGATGAGGTCCGCTGCCTGGACATCGCATACATCATGGAGCGATACCAGACCCTGAAGCGATGA
- a CDS encoding histidine kinase: MEAGDLLGLLILLGIPTALIVLIVKLRRTRKELDAVVKEKDRITVHRDTLITENAKLEAENALLRSDNLKIQLEPHTVKNIMGRLQAYSSNLSHGMDTMIKTMDYVLYKGATHTVSVEEEVGFIRSYVDMQAIIRKQRDGLDVIDDKLDKNSRWYAQPCIPHLVTGYLLENAFKHGAVEDPDFLRVEISLVGNEFRMEVLNKVGKKYGDSTGGIGLKNMKERLESLLDGSFHIEHGPVSSDMYRSSLTITVKS; this comes from the coding sequence ATGGAGGCTGGAGATCTGTTGGGGCTATTGATCCTGCTGGGTATTCCCACGGCCCTCATCGTTCTCATTGTCAAGCTGCGAAGAACGCGCAAGGAATTGGATGCCGTGGTCAAGGAGAAGGATCGCATCACGGTCCACCGGGATACATTGATCACGGAGAATGCGAAGCTCGAGGCAGAGAATGCGCTTCTCCGATCGGATAACCTGAAGATCCAACTGGAGCCGCATACCGTGAAGAACATCATGGGCCGGCTGCAGGCCTATTCGAGCAACCTGAGCCATGGTATGGACACGATGATCAAGACCATGGACTATGTGCTGTACAAGGGGGCCACGCATACGGTGAGCGTGGAGGAAGAGGTGGGCTTCATCCGCAGCTATGTGGACATGCAAGCGATCATCCGCAAGCAGCGGGATGGGCTGGATGTCATTGACGACAAGCTGGATAAGAACTCACGCTGGTACGCGCAGCCTTGCATCCCGCACCTTGTCACCGGCTACCTGTTGGAGAACGCCTTCAAGCACGGTGCGGTGGAGGACCCCGACTTTCTGCGGGTGGAGATCAGCCTTGTTGGCAATGAGTTCCGCATGGAAGTGTTGAACAAGGTCGGCAAGAAGTATGGGGATTCGACAGGAGGCATCGGCTTGAAGAACATGAAGGAGCGCTTGGAAAGCCTGCTGGATGGTTCGTTCCACATCGAGCATGGTCCAGTGTCTTCGGACATGTATCGTTCATCGCTCACCATCACGGTCAAGTCATGA